The genomic interval AGCAGTTTCCAGCGCAGTGTTTCCGGTAAATCAGCGTATCCAAAATCTGTTTTAAATAAATCCTTTATAAAGGCCCGCACATCGGTTTTGCGCCGCATCAAATTTAAAAATATACCCGCCCTGGCTATTTGGCCAACCAGTATAAAACCTTTGATATGACCTTTTTCAGAGAGGATAAATTTCCGGTATGTTTGAGTGTCCTTGTTATATTCCTGGATTACATCCAGCCCGTCTGGGGTTTCTGCCCCGGTAACATTGATACCGGCATTGATGATGTTAATATCAAAAAAGTGCATGGCATTCATAGCGGTGCCCTGGACAAATGCCCTTTCCATACCCGCCATATTGAACCCGGCAATACGGCCACCCAGATAAGCATTGGGCCACAGCGGCAAGTTCTGACCGGCACCTGTCACAAAGTTATAGGTAGAGGCGCAGTCACCGCAGGCATAGATGCCCGGTACAGCGGTTTGCATGTTTTTATCCACTACAATACCCCGGTTGACCTCTATACCCGTGCCCTGGGCCAGTTCCACCCTGGGTGCCACTCCCACCCCCACGATGAGTAAATCGCAGGGTATGCTACGCCCGTCTTTTAAGGTAACGCTCTCCACCCGTTGGGTGCCGTGCACCTGATCGATGGTGTTGTTTAAATACAATGTCACCCCGGCCTTTTGCAGTGCGCCTTCCACCAAATGGGACGTGGTTTCATCAACCACCGGTGCCAGTAACCGGTCGGCCAGTTCCAGCACATGCACATCAAGGCCCCTTTTATGCAGTACCTCGGCAGCCATCAAACCGATAACACCGCCCCCCAGTACCACGGCGCTTCGGACAGCGGGCAGTTCCCTTTCAATACCCAACACATCCTTCATGCTGTGAAAACTAAACACATTTTGTTGTTTATCAAGTCCGGAAATGGGCGGGTATACCGGTTTCCCACCCGTAGCCAGCAGCAATTTACCATAGCCCAGCCGACTACCATTGTCCAGTTCCACCATCCGAACTGCACTATGGATTTTTACCGCCCGGCGTTCCTTGATAACACTGACCCGGGCACGATCATAAAAATCACGGGGTCGGTAATACATTTTATTTCTGGTTATCTGACCGCCCAGGTAATAGGGGATCAAAGCCCTCGAGTATACGTGGTGCTCTTCTTCGGCCACCAGGGCCACCGTACCGTTTTTGTCCATACTTCGTAAACCCTCTATACAACCCACAGCTCCCGCAGAGTTGCCTATAATCAAGTAATCATAATCGCCCATATTACCCATCGATGATCCCCCCATATTAATTAGCAGTCCTCGTATACCAGTGCCCCGTTGGGACAGTGGCTTACACAATAAAGGGTATCCAGCCCGGCGCAAAGGTCGCATTTAATAACTTCCCTTTTTCGTGGATTTATAAATATGCTTCCGTAGGGACAGGTCAGCACGCAGCTATAGCAACCCACACACTGGTTTGGGTTATGCAACACCCGCCCGGTCTCCGGGTCCTTGGATAAAGCCCCGCTAATACAGGCGGTGACACAGTCCGGTTCGGCACAGTGCCTGCACTGCAGGGCAAAGGTAAGGGGCAGCTTTTCCTCCACCACCAGCCTGGGCAGCGGTTTTTCCTCTTCATATAGAAAAGCCTTGATAATGTGTTTGGATTTGGAGTGGGCCACCGCACACCATACTTCGCACAGGTGACAACCCATACAAACCTCGGGTTTGGCCTTGATTCTCCCCATATTGTTCATCCCTTCCATGTAAAATGCATTTACGGTTAAAATTTAAATGTAGCGCAATTTGCGCAAAATAAAAAGGCCCACAAAGTATGGCCTTATATGAAGGTAGGACCTTATTACAAAAGGTATAACCTTATCAAGCAATACTTTGTGGGCCGCATCGCCCTTTTAAACTATACGGTCTCGCCATTGAGCCGCCGGCAAATTGATGCTTATTGCTTATCAAATTGTGGAATGGTATTTTATGTATTTTATTAGGAAACAAAAAACGTCCAAATAACTTGCTTCAAGCAAATTATTGGGACGCCATTGTCCAAAAACTATTTTGTTTGCTTAGTCAATTATACTAATTCACAGAAAAAATGCAAGCATGTCAAGCTAAAATATTGAGAAAATATTGTATACATTAATTAAGAAATTATGCATGAAATCAGGGTTTGTGCGGTAGATGTTTTTTGTAATTAAGTGCTATAAAAAATATTCAACGAAGGTTATTGCAAACCAAGTACAATTCTATTATAATTACCTTATCTAATTAAATATTACTTAATACAACGGTGTATTATTAATAACTTGGCAATGAAGCCCATGAACAGTTCTATATTAACTGTTCATGGGCTCTTGTTATTTTACCCGCGTAGCGAAGGGCGAAAAAAACCGGCAAAGAAGCCGGCGCAAGGCTTGTAAAAACAAACCTTGTGCCGGCTTTTTATATTAAAGCTAATCACTTAATCATTAGAAAGGTGGTTTCGACTATGGATAAGAGAGAGGTAATTGCTGAAGCAAGGGAAAAGGGAGTAAAGTTTATCCGTTTGCAGTTCACTGATTTGTTGGGGGTAATGAAAAACGTAGCCATCACCATTGACCAACTGGAAAAAGCGTTGGACGGGGAATTAATGTTTGACGGATCTTCGATATACGGTTTTAGCAGGATTGAAGAGTCTGACATGTACCTTCGTCCCGACCCCGACACCTTTGTGGTTTTTCCATGGCGTCCCAGGGACGGCGGGGTGGCCAGATTAATGTGTGATATTTACAATCCTGACGGTAGCCCCTTTGAAGGCTGTCCCAGGGTAATCTTAAAACGCCAATTGGCCAAAGCGGCTCAAATGGGCTATTCCATGCAAGTGGGTCCGGAGTTGGAATTTTTCCTGTTCTGTGTGGACGATAATAATATACCCACTTTGAAAACTCACGACAACGCCGGTTACTTTGATCTTTCACCGGTTGATCTTGGAGAGCAAGCTCGCAGAGACATAGTGTTGACTCTGGAGGAAATGGGGTTTGAAATCGAGGCCTCTCACCACGAAGTGGCCCCCGGCCAGCATGAAATCGACTTTAAGTACTCGAACGCCCTCGATATAGCGGATAAAATCGTTACCTTTAAATTCGTGGTGCGCACCATTGCCCAACGACACGGCTTGCACGCCACCTTTATGCCCAAACCCATATATGGCATCAACGGCAGTGGCATGCATACCAACCAATCATTGTTCAAAGGTGACAAAAACGCATTTTATGACGAAAATGACATTCCGATGCAATTAAGCCGGGAAGCATACTACTATATAGGCGGTTTATTGAAACACGCCCGGGCTATGGCCGCTGTCACAAATCCAACGGTAAACTCCTACAAGCGCCTGGTACCCGGTTATGAGGCACCGGTATACCTTGCTTGGAGCGGACGTAACCGCAGTCCCCTGATCCGTATCCCCGCCAAGCGTGGACAGAGCACCAGGGTTGAACTGCGTAACCCGGATCCATCCTGCAACCCCTACCTGTCCCTGGCCGTTTGCCTGGCAGCCGGTTTGGACGGTATAGCCAATCAAATAGACCCGCCGCCGGCATGTGACCGAAACATATACAAGATGACAAAAGATGAGCTGGATGAGCTGGGCATCAAATCACTACCCGGCAGCTTGCCTGAAGCATATGACGAACTGAGCAGGGATGAAGTGATCAAGGGTGCTCTGGGCGAACATATTTATGAAAAACTGGCCGAAGCCAAAGCAAAGGAATGGGAGAGCTTCTCTTTACAGGTGCACCAGTGGGAAATTGATCGCTACCTGGCGTTATTTTAACAGTTTATATCATTGCCCGAAAAAAGTGCCGCCACCTTACACAGGTGGCGGCACTTTTCCAATAGGTAAAGCCTTTCCCGGTTTGGTCGCTGTTTAATTTAAAGATGCAGCCCCGCTAACAATTAACCAGCAATCACCTGGTGACCAGCTCTAAAATACGTGCCAGGGTTTTTTCTCGCCGGGCGTTTATGGCTTCGAAATCCATGTAAGGTGCATAATATTTCTCCATATCGTCGTGCCCGGCTTTAGCCTGGCGAATAAATGATATGGCCTGCTCCATGCATTCCCGGTACATTTTACGGGCTTTGGTCTTTTCCATCAGGTATTTTTCATTGAGAATGGGATTTACACATTCCATGGTATCGATTACCACATCCCCGGCCCGGGGGCGAAAATCGTGTGGTTCCACCGAATTAACGATGGCTACATCCAAGCCCGGTATTACCAAATGATCGATTAAATCAGGTTCCAGGGCGCAGTGATAAGCTTCCACATCAAATCCCCTCATCATGGCTGCGTCCATCAACCTGGCCACCAGTATATTTTTACCCGTTCCATCGTCTCCTTCAATTATATACCGCTTGCCGATATGATCCACAATGGTGGCCAGGTGACTCACCGGACCGTCGGGTGTAATGGCGGTGGCAAATAATCGCCTGGCTTTGGGGTTATCAGTTTGCCTTTCCTGACCCTCAAAGATTTCATGCACCAGTTCCAGCACCATGCGATCAAAACTGCCCACGTTAATGGCACCCGTTGCGGTATAATATAACCTTACCTCATTGAGAAAAATTTTAGCGGCAGCCAAATAAGCATATGCCCGCTTAAAAAGTCGACCAACCTCCTTGTTACAGGCTAAGATCTCCTGCTTATTGGCCCGGATAGCTTGCTCATTCCAGTGGTCGCCCAAATGAATTATTTCGTCCACAGCACCAGGATGTTTGGGATCCACTATATGGGGAGCAGTGCCGTCCAGCATGGCCACACCTATGGCCGGAATTACAATACCATCCAGTGAACCGTTATCCGAGGAACAACAATGGAACTCCACATCGTATCCCCGTTCTAGCATTTCTTCAGCAATTTTGCGCATAAAAGTAGATTTACCAACACCAGGCCCGCCTTTAATAACAAAAATCCTGGTAGCTTCCTGTTGATCAATAATATAATCATAAAAGGAATAAAAGCCCTGGCTGGTGTTCCCACCGGGAAAAACTTTTTTCATTCTTCCCCTGGACAAATGAGGTTCCCCCTTTAACGCATATACCTGCCGCCATCCCCATAATAACCAAAAGCAGCAGGCACCCTTGTTTGTGGCTGATAATTACTGATTCTTACCAGAATCTTTCCGGCGCAATGGCCGAAAAATTTTTTTTGCTTGCCACAGGGTTAGTTTATTATATGCGTCCACCAGTCAAAATGATTTGTCAAAGGGGGAACCGGACTTGTCACATATTGGGCACGGCGCCTAAGGACGTTACTTATCACTAAAAGATTCAATGGCACTGGCATCTCATTTCCGGTGGTATGTCGATGCCCTGTGCCTCCAGGTATTCTTCGGCCTTGTGGCTTAGATAATGCACCAGTGACTGGTTTTCGTCGTCGGTTAAACTTACCGCATTGGATATGAACGACCCGCTTTGCAGGTTGAGCATGCCAAAATAATCGTTTCCCTTAAGCCGGAAATGGAATTTAACTTCGTACAACTCATCCTCAACCAGGCCTATAGCTGTAATTTTAATTGCATCAATAATGTTGTTACCCATGGTATCGCCCCCGGTAATCAAAAATTTAACCCCTCTTGAGCAGATCGCCATATAATTCCGGCCGCCGGCTGTCCAGGAAAAAACTATGGCGCATAGAACTGGACTCCTTACGGCGGATGGTATTGATGATAACGGGATCAAGGTCGGCTACCAGCATTTCTTCACGATCATTAAATGCTTCAGCAATAACGTTACCTTTGGGATCAATCACTAAAGCTCCACCGCAAAAACTGTGTCCGGCACCGTCATTTCCCACCAGGTTGCAGGCCGCCAAATACACTGCGTTGTCGTAAGCCCGGGCTGTCATGTATTTCAACCAGATTTCTCTACGATTTCCCACTATGGTTGGTGATGCATGAGGTGCAAAAACTATCTCTGCCCCTTTAAGCGACAATATAGCGGTGACTTCAGGGAAATGTAAATCCCAGCATATTTGCACTCCGAAGTTCAATTTATCATGACCGAACACAGGCAATTCAGCACCCGGTGTGAAGTTTGGTTTTTCGCTGTTGCCCAAATGAGTTTTTCTATATTTAAGCAACTTTCCATTGGGATAGGCCACCAGTTGAGTTATGTATGGCCTACCGGTGGGCGAGGCTTCCGCCAATCCCGCCAGAACCACCAGGTTGTACCGGCGTGCCATGGTCATGATACGCTCTGATGAGGGACCGGGTAGTGACTCTGCGGTAGGACCGGAGCAGTTTCGGCTGTACCCCTGCACGCTTAACTCGGGAAAGCAAATAATATCAACTTTTTGACCGGCCGCTTCTTTCACGAAGGATTCCATTTTGTTTAAATTTAAGGTCGTTGCGGCCAATTGCGCGTTCATTTGCACCAGGGCAACCCGTGTTTGTTCCATTTTTTCACCCTAATTACATAATGTTAAACTCATATAATCTTATAATAGATTGCTATTTAATACGGGTCCTTAACTATACTACCTTTATTGTAACACCGGCAGCGGCCCCTGATCCATTTCTAATCAATTCCATTAAAGTGTCTTTGTTACTGGGTACGGGAACAGTTGGGGCAATCAGTTCGTTATCAATTAACTCCCAGTATACTTCCAACATCCAGGGAAGTTTCAGGCCGCAGCCAGCCAGCAACTCCCGGTCTGCAAAAACCTCCCGGGGGGTTCCTTCCCCGGCAACCCGACCTCGTTGGAGAACGTAAACGTAATCGGCCCAACTGTAGGCCAGGTCAACATCATGGGTGGACATTACCAGGGTTTTACCCTGCTTGTTTAACTGCTGCAGCAAGCTCATAATTTTGCCCGCCATCCGGGGATCCAGACAGGCGGTGGGCTCGTCGAAAACAATTACCCGGGGCTCCATAGCCAGCACTCCGGCGATGGATACCCGCTTCTTTTGCCCGTAACTTAAAAAATGGGTGGGCTTATTTTGCAAGTAATCAATTTCTGTTTCTTCCATGGCTTTATGGGCCCGGTCCAGTGCCGTATTTTTATCCAAACCCAGATTTAGCGGCCCGAAGGCAACATCCTGCAGCACACTGGCCGAAAAAAGCTGGTTGTCCGGGTCCTGAAATACAATACCTACATTTTTCCGTAGTTCAATCAAAGATCTGTGCCGGTAATCCACCGGCTGTCCATTGAATAATACAGCTCCCTGCCGGGGACGCAAAATACCATTAAAGTGTAAAAACAAAGTGGATTTACCCGCTCCGTTTGTCCCCAGTACCGCCACTTTTTGTCCTTCTTTGATGCACATGGTCATACCATTCAGCGCTCTGGTACCGTCCGGGTAGTCATATATCAAATTCCGGGCCTCAATAATATATGGTCTCATAATATTCCTCCCGCATACAGCGCCCAGGCCGCCAGTATACCGTCAACCGTTACTATCACCAGCACGTGACGTGCCGACCAGTTCCGTTTTTCTTCCACAAAATGCAGCTGCCCGTCATAACAACGTGCCACCATGGCGTCATACATGCTTTGGGATTGCTTGTAGGACTTGATAAACATAGACATTATCAATTGGCTTAGAGCGGTAAACCCGGTGCGCATATTTCTATAACCCAGCCGGGAAGACTGGGCAGTGTATATTTGCCCGGACATTCCCAACAATATGAATATCAACCTGTATATTAAAGCAATTAACTCCACCACCAGTGCGGGCATCCGCAATTTTTTCAGTAAACCCACAGTCTCCGTCATGGGTGTAGTGAGGGATAAAAAATACAGACAGGAAACCGCACCCAGTGAGCGAAAAAACAATTCCGCCGCAGTAAGAAGACCTGCCCTGGTTATACCCACGGTAAAACTTCCCGGGTGGACGGCCCATAGAAACTGCTGTGGTTCACGGGTTACCGAAACCGCCACTGCCAACACGCCAATAATCAGAAAGGAGCTGGGCACCATCAGCAGCTTGGCATAAAATCGCCATGGTACCCCGGCCCCAAACACCACCACCCCGGCCATCAACAGCGTGATAACCAGGGATGTGGCCAGTGATGGCAAAGCCAGGCAAATCCCGATGGTAATTACAAAAAAGAGGGTTTTTTCACCGGGGTGCATCCGAACCAGTCTGTTGTTGTATGCAAAATGATCAATTAATAACATACCGGATATTTAATCCCTTTCGGATTTTTTACTGCCCTTCATATACCCCAGGTAATAACATATAAAGCCCGCCCCCAGCGCCCCTTGCAAAGCAAATAACAGGCTTTCAATTTCCCCGCTGGGTGGCTCCCAAATAGAGGAAAACCAGGGTTCATAGTGGGGATTGATTTGCATAATAGCTTCTTCCGCCTGCCCGTCAGCTCCTTCGAATGCCGCTCCGTTGGCCATGATAAGCGGTAGTACTATGAAGACTGCCAACAAAACAAGCAGTAGTAGATTATTGCGCAGCATATTATTTTTCACGATTACCGCACCTCCCCCTGTAGGTGATCAGGAATTACGGCCAGCTCAATAAGCTCGTTCTGATTGTAATTATACAGTAAATTAAAGACCAGTACAGTAAGTAATCCTTCACTGATGGCCAGGGGAATTTGGGTAACGGCAAAAATCGCGGAAAATTTAGTAAAGGAGGCCGCAACTCCCCCGACAGCATCCGGTATGGCCAGGGCTAATTGAATTGATGTGGTAATGTACGTGAGCAAATCACCCAGGGCTGCACCTGCAAAGACAGCCAGCCACACGGGTGTGCCCAGTCGCCGGCACAATCTGAAAACTCCATAAGCCACAAAGGGACCCACCACGGCCATGGAGAAGGCGTTGGCACCCAAGGTGGTAATGCCGCCATGGGCCAAAAGCAGCGCCTGGAACAACAGTACAATACTCCCCAGTACCGCCATGGCAGCCGGGCCGAACAATATAGCACCCAATCCCACACCCGTGGGATGGGAGCAACTACCCGTCACCGATGGTAATTTTAGGGCTGACAAGGCAAAGGCAAAGGCCCCGGCAAAGGCAATGAGCATTTTCATTTTAGGGTTTAAACCAACTGTTTTGTTAATTGAAATCAGTCCCATGATAAAAAATGGCAAGGTTAATAAATACCATGCCGCGCACCATGTCGAAGGCAGGTAGCCCTCCATAATGTGCATGGCGTAAGCATTTTCCGGTATCACCAGCACCAGCAGCATGAAATAAACAAATGCCAAGCAAATAAATTTGGGTCTTATTGCCTCAAATACCGTTGTTATTGATAATAAACCTTTCAATAAATGCACCTTCTTTCATTGTAATAAAACAAAACTACAACGCATTAAACGTGTAATAAAGCTGTGTAAATTTTTACCGGGGTTGTAATGGTAGCTGTTGGTTAATGACCTGTACAGCTTCATCCCACCGGTACTCCCTCTGCGTAGTGGCACTTGGCCTTTTGACAATCACAACGGGAATTTTCAAAGCAAGGGCAGCATCAATTTTTGTGTCGGTACCCCCGGCCCGGCCGCTGTCTTTGGTGACCACCACTGCAGCCCGGTACATTTTAAACAGTGCTTTGTTGATTTGTTTGGAAAAGGGCCCCTGCATGGCCACAATGTCCCTGGTATGAATGCCCATGTCCTGGCATTTTTTAACCACCTTGTGCTCGGGCAATACTCTTACCACTAATCGAATGCCTTGTGTTTTTTGCAGTGCTACGAAGTGTTCCAGATCGTGGCTGCCCGTGGTCAAAAAAATTGTTTTTCCTAAACCGGCAGCTTTTTGGGCAGCCTCGGGCATGGAGGATACCGGGTGCAGCAGTTCATGGCATATATCTGTCTCCTCCCGGCCTATGCGCAGGTACATTATATTGTTTGCCCGGCACTGCCGGGCCAGCTCATCTTCCCCTTTTCCATCGAATGGGTGCCTGGCGTCAACTACGGCCTGCACCCCCAGTTCTTCCAGCCAGGTACCTGTACCGGTGTTCAAATTTTTATCTACCAAGATAGCCCCGTATTCTACAGCCAGTTCCCTGCCATAATCCGTAGCGGCCAGGGCCCCCACCCGGTACCCTTGCCCTACAAGTGTTTGGGTTATTA from Desulfallas thermosapovorans DSM 6562 carries:
- the cbiQ gene encoding cobalt ECF transporter T component CbiQ, which gives rise to MLLIDHFAYNNRLVRMHPGEKTLFFVITIGICLALPSLATSLVITLLMAGVVVFGAGVPWRFYAKLLMVPSSFLIIGVLAVAVSVTREPQQFLWAVHPGSFTVGITRAGLLTAAELFFRSLGAVSCLYFLSLTTPMTETVGLLKKLRMPALVVELIALIYRLIFILLGMSGQIYTAQSSRLGYRNMRTGFTALSQLIMSMFIKSYKQSQSMYDAMVARCYDGQLHFVEEKRNWSARHVLVIVTVDGILAAWALYAGGIL
- a CDS encoding energy-coupling factor ABC transporter permease, yielding MLLVLVIPENAYAMHIMEGYLPSTWCAAWYLLTLPFFIMGLISINKTVGLNPKMKMLIAFAGAFAFALSALKLPSVTGSCSHPTGVGLGAILFGPAAMAVLGSIVLLFQALLLAHGGITTLGANAFSMAVVGPFVAYGVFRLCRRLGTPVWLAVFAGAALGDLLTYITTSIQLALAIPDAVGGVAASFTKFSAIFAVTQIPLAISEGLLTVLVFNLLYNYNQNELIELAVIPDHLQGEVR
- the glnA gene encoding type I glutamate--ammonia ligase, producing MDKREVIAEAREKGVKFIRLQFTDLLGVMKNVAITIDQLEKALDGELMFDGSSIYGFSRIEESDMYLRPDPDTFVVFPWRPRDGGVARLMCDIYNPDGSPFEGCPRVILKRQLAKAAQMGYSMQVGPELEFFLFCVDDNNIPTLKTHDNAGYFDLSPVDLGEQARRDIVLTLEEMGFEIEASHHEVAPGQHEIDFKYSNALDIADKIVTFKFVVRTIAQRHGLHATFMPKPIYGINGSGMHTNQSLFKGDKNAFYDENDIPMQLSREAYYYIGGLLKHARAMAAVTNPTVNSYKRLVPGYEAPVYLAWSGRNRSPLIRIPAKRGQSTRVELRNPDPSCNPYLSLAVCLAAGLDGIANQIDPPPACDRNIYKMTKDELDELGIKSLPGSLPEAYDELSRDEVIKGALGEHIYEKLAEAKAKEWESFSLQVHQWEIDRYLALF
- a CDS encoding energy-coupling factor ABC transporter ATP-binding protein, with the protein product MRPYIIEARNLIYDYPDGTRALNGMTMCIKEGQKVAVLGTNGAGKSTLFLHFNGILRPRQGAVLFNGQPVDYRHRSLIELRKNVGIVFQDPDNQLFSASVLQDVAFGPLNLGLDKNTALDRAHKAMEETEIDYLQNKPTHFLSYGQKKRVSIAGVLAMEPRVIVFDEPTACLDPRMAGKIMSLLQQLNKQGKTLVMSTHDVDLAYSWADYVYVLQRGRVAGEGTPREVFADRELLAGCGLKLPWMLEVYWELIDNELIAPTVPVPSNKDTLMELIRNGSGAAAGVTIKVV
- a CDS encoding 4Fe-4S dicluster domain-containing protein codes for the protein MGRIKAKPEVCMGCHLCEVWCAVAHSKSKHIIKAFLYEEEKPLPRLVVEEKLPLTFALQCRHCAEPDCVTACISGALSKDPETGRVLHNPNQCVGCYSCVLTCPYGSIFINPRKREVIKCDLCAGLDTLYCVSHCPNGALVYEDC
- the cobK gene encoding precorrin-6A reductase, giving the protein MILVLQGTGDGKLITQTLVGQGYRVGALAATDYGRELAVEYGAILVDKNLNTGTGTWLEELGVQAVVDARHPFDGKGEDELARQCRANNIMYLRIGREETDICHELLHPVSSMPEAAQKAAGLGKTIFLTTGSHDLEHFVALQKTQGIRLVVRVLPEHKVVKKCQDMGIHTRDIVAMQGPFSKQINKALFKMYRAAVVVTKDSGRAGGTDTKIDAALALKIPVVIVKRPSATTQREYRWDEAVQVINQQLPLQPR
- a CDS encoding energy-coupling factor ABC transporter substrate-binding protein, whose protein sequence is MLRNNLLLLVLLAVFIVLPLIMANGAAFEGADGQAEEAIMQINPHYEPWFSSIWEPPSGEIESLLFALQGALGAGFICYYLGYMKGSKKSERD
- a CDS encoding nitrilase family protein yields the protein MEQTRVALVQMNAQLAATTLNLNKMESFVKEAAGQKVDIICFPELSVQGYSRNCSGPTAESLPGPSSERIMTMARRYNLVVLAGLAEASPTGRPYITQLVAYPNGKLLKYRKTHLGNSEKPNFTPGAELPVFGHDKLNFGVQICWDLHFPEVTAILSLKGAEIVFAPHASPTIVGNRREIWLKYMTARAYDNAVYLAACNLVGNDGAGHSFCGGALVIDPKGNVIAEAFNDREEMLVADLDPVIINTIRRKESSSMRHSFFLDSRRPELYGDLLKRG
- a CDS encoding PRK06851 family protein; this translates as MSRGRMKKVFPGGNTSQGFYSFYDYIIDQQEATRIFVIKGGPGVGKSTFMRKIAEEMLERGYDVEFHCCSSDNGSLDGIVIPAIGVAMLDGTAPHIVDPKHPGAVDEIIHLGDHWNEQAIRANKQEILACNKEVGRLFKRAYAYLAAAKIFLNEVRLYYTATGAINVGSFDRMVLELVHEIFEGQERQTDNPKARRLFATAITPDGPVSHLATIVDHIGKRYIIEGDDGTGKNILVARLMDAAMMRGFDVEAYHCALEPDLIDHLVIPGLDVAIVNSVEPHDFRPRAGDVVIDTMECVNPILNEKYLMEKTKARKMYRECMEQAISFIRQAKAGHDDMEKYYAPYMDFEAINARREKTLARILELVTR
- a CDS encoding NAD(P)/FAD-dependent oxidoreductase, with the translated sequence MGNMGDYDYLIIGNSAGAVGCIEGLRSMDKNGTVALVAEEEHHVYSRALIPYYLGGQITRNKMYYRPRDFYDRARVSVIKERRAVKIHSAVRMVELDNGSRLGYGKLLLATGGKPVYPPISGLDKQQNVFSFHSMKDVLGIERELPAVRSAVVLGGGVIGLMAAEVLHKRGLDVHVLELADRLLAPVVDETTSHLVEGALQKAGVTLYLNNTIDQVHGTQRVESVTLKDGRSIPCDLLIVGVGVAPRVELAQGTGIEVNRGIVVDKNMQTAVPGIYACGDCASTYNFVTGAGQNLPLWPNAYLGGRIAGFNMAGMERAFVQGTAMNAMHFFDINIINAGINVTGAETPDGLDVIQEYNKDTQTYRKFILSEKGHIKGFILVGQIARAGIFLNLMRRKTDVRAFIKDLFKTDFGYADLPETLRWKLLQDDVILGVV